The proteins below come from a single SAR202 cluster bacterium genomic window:
- a CDS encoding RDD family protein, giving the protein MLCPKCASRVDDDAAQSDRCGAKIESLLGKVGVKPGVRTGLDAGRPLLLRPLASSEPVPAQDPIAGFDERVWAFIVDTVIALAIGFILGAMGLHLLISVPLSLLLYGTLLEASPGQSTFGKKLIGLRVVSARNYEMTFGKAVTRNFVKLFLGQFMLFGLLIAVVTRKRQALHDFAANTLVVSARWKTIQEWRTQPPPGSP; this is encoded by the coding sequence TCGAGAGTGGACGACGATGCCGCACAGAGCGACCGGTGCGGCGCAAAGATTGAAAGCCTGCTCGGCAAGGTCGGGGTTAAGCCGGGAGTGAGGACCGGTCTGGACGCAGGCCGACCGCTCCTGCTCAGGCCGCTTGCATCGTCCGAGCCCGTCCCGGCGCAGGACCCCATCGCCGGCTTCGACGAGCGGGTGTGGGCGTTCATAGTCGATACCGTGATCGCTCTGGCGATCGGGTTCATCCTGGGCGCCATGGGCCTGCATCTCCTGATTTCGGTACCCCTCAGCCTCCTCCTGTACGGCACGCTTCTGGAGGCCTCCCCGGGCCAGTCCACGTTCGGAAAGAAGCTTATCGGCCTCCGCGTCGTCAGCGCGCGCAACTACGAGATGACCTTCGGCAAAGCGGTAACAAGAAACTTCGTCAAGCTCTTTCTCGGTCAGTTCATGCTGTTTGGCCTTCTGATAGCGGTAGTCACCCGAAAACGACAAGCCCTGCACGATTTTGCTGCGAATACCCTGGTGGTCTCTGCCCGGTGGAAGACTATCCAGGAGTGGCGGACCCAACCGCCTCCCGGCAGCCCCTGA